Genomic segment of Serinicoccus hydrothermalis:
CGGCCTGGGCGGCGTCGCCGTAGGTCACCTTGTCCAGCTTGGTGACGCCGTCGACCATCATCGCGATCTCGTCGCCGAAGTCCTTGCGCAGCTGCGCCAGGGAGTATGGCGTGTCCTCCACCGTGTCGTGCAGCAGCGCCGCCGCGATGGTCGAGGGGGTCATGCCGAGCTCGGCGAGGATCGTCGCCACCGCGAGCGGGTGGGTGATGTAGGCGTCGCCGCTCTTGCGCAGCTGGCCCTTGTGCATCTCGTCCGCGACGGCGTAGGCGCGCTCGACGAGCGCCAGGTCGGCCTTGGGGTGGGTGGCGCGCACGGAGCGGAGCAGCGGCTCCAGCGCCGGGTTGGTCGAGGCGCGGGTGCCACCGAGCCGCGCCCAGCGCGGCCGCAGGCCACCACCCACCCGCGTCGGGGGCGTCGTGGCGGCCGGCTCGCTCATGCACAGATCATAGGTGCTGGGCGGCGCCCTCCTGCACGCCGGTGACACGCCGGCAGGGGTGCCGGATCAGGCGGCGGTGAGGCAGTGCAGGTCGTAGCCGCGCAGCTTGTCCCGGCCCGCCAGCGCCTCGATCTCGAGGACCAGCTCGATCGCGGCGACGCTCGCCCCGCAGCGCTCGATGAGCTCGCAGGTCGCGGCCAGGGTCCCCCCGGTGGCGAGCACGTCGTCGACGACGAGCACCCGCTCGTGGTGGGACACGGCGTCCTGGTGGATCTCGAGGGTGGCCGTGCCGTACTCCAGCGTGTAGGACTGGCTGTGCACGGCGGCCGGCAGCTTGCCGCCCTTGCGCACCGGCACGAAGCCGACCCCGAGCTCGTGCGCGATCATCGCCCCGAGGATGAAGCCGCGGGCCTCGATCCCGGCCACGACGTCGACCTGGCCGCGGCGGCGCTCCACGGTGTCGGCGACGATCCGGTCGCGCAGCTGCACGTCGAGCAGGACGGGCGTGAAGTCCTTGAAGACCACGCCCTCCTCCGGGAAGTCCGGGATGTCGCGCATCCCGGCGAGCACGTCGGCCGCGAGCTGGCCGTCAGGGCTGGTCATGAGCGGGATCCTAGGGGTCAGCGGTTGCGGCGCTTGCGCTTGGGCTGGTTGCGGGGCCCGCGCTGGGCATACGGGTGCAGCTGCCGGCCCGACGTCTGGCCGCCGCCGGACCCGCCTCCCGTCGCCGCCGTGCCGGAGGAACGGGAGCCGGACGGCTCCTGCCCGCCGACCCCGGCACCGACGAGGTCGTCCTCGCCACCCTCGAGCCCGTCCTCGGGCTCGGCGTCGTCACCCCGGGCGGCGCGCGCCTCGTGCCGCGCCCGCCGCTTGAGGACCTGCGCGTCGTGCCGGCGGATGGTGAGCTCGCCCTCGCGCAGGTGCACGAGGAGCGGCGTGGCGATGAAGATCGAGGAGAAGGTCCCGACCGCGATGCCGATGAACAGCGCCCACGCCAGGTCGACCAGGGTGCCCGGCCCGATGAGCGTCACGCCGACGGCGAGGATCACCGCGACCGGCAGCAGCGCCACCACCGAGGTGTTGATCGAGCGCACCAGGGTCTGGTTGACCGCCTGGTTGGCCGCCTCGCCGAAGGTCTGCCGCTTGGTGTCGAAGGCGTGCTCGGTGTTCTCCCGCACCTTGTCGAAGACGACGATCGTGTCGTAGATCGAGTAACCCAGGATGGTGAGGAAGCCGATGACCGAGGCCGGGGAGACCTCGATGCCGATGAGGGCGTAGATCCCGATGGTGAAGAAGACGTCGTGGATGAGCGCGACGAGCGCCGCGACGGCCATCTTCCAGGTGTGGAAGTAGAAGGTGAGGACCACGGTGACCAGGGCGAGGAAGACCGCCAGCGCGATGATCGCCCGGTTGGTGACGGTCTCGCCCCAGGACGGGCCGACGAAGGAGCTCGTGACGTCGGCGACGTCCACCCCGAACTCCTCGGCGAGGTCGCCGCGGGCGGCCTCGGCGTCCGAGCTCTCCAGCTCACCGGTCTGCACCCGGATCGTGGAGTCGCCGATCTGGGTGATGGTGGTGGTCCCCTCGGGGGCGACCTGCTCGATGATGGCGTCGGTGCGCTGCTCGTAGTCCTCCATCTGCTGCGCGCTGACCTGGCTCACCCGCAGCTCGGAGCCGCCGCTGAACTCGATGCCGAAGTTGAGCCCGCGGCCGAAGAGCCCGACGAGCGAGACCGCGATGAGGATGCCGGACAAGAGGTA
This window contains:
- the secF gene encoding protein translocase subunit SecF, whose product is MSRFSRLGNDLYSGARSYNIVGRRLFWYLLSGILIAVSLVGLFGRGLNFGIEFSGGSELRVSQVSAQQMEDYEQRTDAIIEQVAPEGTTTITQIGDSTIRVQTGELESSDAEAARGDLAEEFGVDVADVTSSFVGPSWGETVTNRAIIALAVFLALVTVVLTFYFHTWKMAVAALVALIHDVFFTIGIYALIGIEVSPASVIGFLTILGYSIYDTIVVFDKVRENTEHAFDTKRQTFGEAANQAVNQTLVRSINTSVVALLPVAVILAVGVTLIGPGTLVDLAWALFIGIAVGTFSSIFIATPLLVHLREGELTIRRHDAQVLKRRARHEARAARGDDAEPEDGLEGGEDDLVGAGVGGQEPSGSRSSGTAATGGGSGGGQTSGRQLHPYAQRGPRNQPKRKRRNR
- a CDS encoding adenine phosphoribosyltransferase, coding for MTSPDGQLAADVLAGMRDIPDFPEEGVVFKDFTPVLLDVQLRDRIVADTVERRRGQVDVVAGIEARGFILGAMIAHELGVGFVPVRKGGKLPAAVHSQSYTLEYGTATLEIHQDAVSHHERVLVVDDVLATGGTLAATCELIERCGASVAAIELVLEIEALAGRDKLRGYDLHCLTAA